The genomic window GGGCCGGGATGCTCAGCGCGTCGGTGGTGACGGTGACCTCGATGCGGCCCGGGCCGGTGTCCTGGAACAGCGCGTACTGGATGCTGCCGTAGATACCGGTGACAACCGTGTTCTCGTAGGCGCCGGTCGCACCGGTGTTCAGGTTGCGCCACGCCACGGTCGTGCGCACCTCGCACAGCGGCGCGAGTGGGTACATGCCGGGACCGATGCCCGCCACCGGCAGCGCGCGGACGTTCAGAATCGCGCGGCCCGGCCACTCGGGGCTGGTGTCGGCCCAGGTCTGAATGGTGGTCCAGCAGAGTCCGCCGTGCGCGACGGTCGGCACCTGCGGGAACGACACCGTGGCCGCGCCGGCCTGCGCACCGGTCCCGATCAGCGCGGCCGTCGCCGTCGCGGCGAGGACGGTTGCGGCGCGAGCGATAGTGGGCTGCCTCATGTTTCCCGATCTTAGGGTCGCTCGGCCGACCGTGTGGCGTGTCGCCGAGGGGACGCTCCGAGCCGGCGTGCGCGAACTCACAGTGTTCGTCTCCGCCGCACTCCCTGGCCCCTGCGGGGTCGCGCCGCGCACCGCCCTCCGGGACCGTCGCTCATGCCGTGACGGGCCTTCTGCAACGATAGGGCTATGCGCATCGCGGATCACGTCGTGGACCTCATCGGCAACACGCCCCTGGTCCGGCTGAACAATGTCGTTGGACCGACCGACGGGCTCGTTGCGGCCAAGATCGAATACCTGAACCCGGGCGGCAGCTCCAAGGACCGCATCGCGGTGAAGATGATCGACGCCGCCGAGCAGGCCGGGCTGCTGAAGCCGGGCGGAACCATTGTCGAGCCAACCTCCGGCAACACCGGCGTCGGGCTCGCGCTCGTCGCGCAGCAGCGCGGTTACAAGTGCGTGTTCGTCTGCCCGGACAAGGTCTCCGAGGACAAGCGGAACGTGCTGCGCGCCTATGGCGCCGAGGTGGTGGTCTGCCCGACCGCCGTGCCGCCGGACCACCCGGACAGCTACTACAGCGTCTCCGACCGCCTGGTCCGCGAGATCGACGGCGCCTGGAAGCCGGATCAGTACTCCAACCCCGGCGGCCCCGACAGCCACTACGAGACCACCGGTCCGGAGATCTGGCGCGACACCGAAGGCAAGATCACCCACTTCGTCGCGGGCGTCGGCACCGGCGGCACCATCACCGGCGCGGGCCGCTACCTCAAGGAGGTGTCGGGCGGCAAGGTCAAGGTCATCGGCGCCGACCCCGAGGGTTCGGTCTACTCCGGCGGCACCGGCCGTCCGTATCTGGTGGAGGGCGTCGGCGAGGACTTCTGGCCGTCGGCGTACGACCCGGCCGTGCCGGACGAGATCATCGCGGTCTCCGACGCCGATTCCTTCGACATGACCCGCAGGCTGGCTCGCGAGGAGGGCCTGCTGGTCGGTGGTTCCTGCGGTATGGCCGTGGTCGCCGCCATCGAGGTCGCGCGGCGCGACCCGGACGCGGTCGTAGTCGTGCTGCTGCCGGACGGCGGTCGCGGCTACCTCTCCAAGATCTTCAACGATCGCTGGATGAGCTCCTACGGCTTCCTGCGCACCAGCCTCGACGGCAGCCCCGAGCCGCTGGTCGGCGACGTGCTGCGCGGCAAGTCCGGCGAGCTGCCCGATCTGGTGCACACCCACCCGTCGGAGACGGTGCGCGATGCCATCGAGATCCTGCGCGAGTACGGCGTCTCCCAGATGCCGGTCGTCGGCGCCGAGCCGCCGGTGATGGCCGGTGAGGTCGCGGGCAGCGTCACCGAGCGCGACCTGCTCTCCGCGGTCTTCGAAGGACGCGCGCAGCTCACCGATTCGGTGGCCGAGCACATGAGCCCGTCCTTCCCGCTCATCGGTTCCGGCGAACTCATCTCCGCCGCGACCAAGGCGCTGTCGGACACCGACGCGCTGATGGTCGTCGAGGACGGCAAGCCGGTCGGCGTCATCACGCGCCACGACCTGCTCGGCTTCCTGAGCACCGGCCGCATCGGCCACTGACCCGCCACGCCGCACAAGCGGGCGCGGCGAATCTCGTTCAGAACGGGACTTCGGTGGCGAGCAGGCCCGTGCCGTCGGCGCGACCCGAGAGGGTGCGGCAGAACTCGATCGCGTCGAGTTCGAGCGGCTCGGCTTCCCCGTTGGTCCAGGCGCCGCCCGCGGGTCCGGTGAGGGTGAGGCGGTATGGGCGGCCGTGGCGTTGCGCCCATTCGTGGACCACGTCGTCGACGAGGACGCCGTCGTGTTCCGCGGTGGTGGTGAACTCCCGGCCGGTCGCGCGGGCCAGGTCGACGCGGTGCATCCACGGGTCGCGGGTCAGGATGACGTCGAGCAGGTAGCCGAAGCTCCACTTCTCGGCGTACCCGTTCACCACCTGCGTTCCAGGCATCGGCAACGCGCGCAGCAGCGCGGGAGTGCGGCGGCGGGTCTTCGCGGCGCGCGGACCCAGCTCGGCGAGCATCGCGACCAGCTCCTCGGGCGAACGCGTGCCGAACTCGCGGACCTGCAACCCGGTCAGCGCGTCGATCATCCGTGCCTCTCCGTTGGGCCGCTTGTTGGCGATCCGGTTCTGGCGCAGGTTCTCCCGCGGTGACGCGGCCATCGCCGCCATCCCGACGACATGCGAGATCATCTGGTGCACAGTCCACTCCGTGCAGTCGGTGGGCTTGGACCAGTCTTCGGCGCCGAGCTCGGCGGCGGCGTCGTGGACCCGCGTGTACTCGGTGGCGGCCAGACGCATGGCCGTGGCGCGATCCAGCGCGGATCGGCGCATACCGGCCGGGGCCGGGAATGTCGTGGTGGTCATCGTGACCTCCTGGATGTTCGGGGTTTCTCGTTGTCTTCGGGCAGGCCGACGCCGTCGGACCACATGTCGACGGCGCGGTCCAGCAGCCGTCTTCTGCTGTCGCCGCCCGGATCGTTGGCCAGCTGCTGGTCGACGAGTCCGGCGACGAGCGCCATCCAGATCTCGATGTCGCCGCGGTCGGTGACGCCGATGTCCGCGAGGCGGTCGAGCAGCATCCGCAGCACCCGTTCGGCGACGGCGTAGGTCTGTTCGGACGGCTCGAAGCCGGGCAGTGTGCGCTGGTTCATCAGCTGGTAGCGCGGCAGGTCCGCGACCGAGAAGTCGAAGAAGTTCCTGGCCAGGGCCCGCATGAGCGGGCGTGGGGACGCCGGGAGTCCGTCGTACACCCGCTGGGAGATCGCTTCGCACTCCGACCACGCCTGGCCGTACATGGCGTCGTAGATCGCGTTCTTCGAGGGGAAATGGGTGTAGAGCGAAGGTGCCCGCATGCCGACCTCGGTCGCGACCGCGCGCAACGTCAGTTGGGCGAGGCCGTGTTCGCGGGCGAGGGTCCACGCCGCGTCGAGGATCTCCCTGCGGGTTGCCTCACGGCGTTCGGCCTTCCTATCGCGAATAGATTCGCCTAACACAGTTAGGAGCCTTCTCCCGATCACCTCTGATGTCAATAGGCTATGAATGCCGACAGCTACTGGATTGGCGGTCGCCTCGGAACTCGTTCGGCCCGTACACATCTCAGACCCGCTGCCTGGGCGCGCCTTCGCTCGCGGCGGGGGAGCCGAGGCTCGCCGCGCGGTGAATTTGGTCGGCATGTCGAAACAGGCAAATTCTTCGCAAATTGGGGATTTCGGTGTATTTCCGGGGGTATAACCGGCCTGGAAAGTCGCCTCGGCAATCGCCCTGGCGTAATCGGATAGCGAAGGGAAGGGCGCGGTGTACACCTCCAGTTTGGCTATCGATTTCCAGCAAGGGCTTTCGGACGCGTGGAGTTCCATCGCGACGTTCGTGCCCAAGCTCGCGGGCTTCCTTGTCATCCTGCTGATCGGCTGGATCGTCGCGAAGGCGGTGGCGAAGATCGTCGACAAAGTGCTGGAGCGGGTCGGCTTCGATCGACTCGTCGAGCGCGGCGGGATCAGAAGAATGCTCGAGCGCAGTAAATACGACGCGTCGGACCTGCTCGCCAAGCTCGCCTACTACGCGATCCTGCTGATCGCGCTGCAACTCGGCTTCGGCGTCTTCGGGCCGAACCCGGTCAGCGACCTGCTCGCCGGCATCGTGTCCTGGTTGCCGAGGGCCGCGGTCGCGATCGTCATCATCGTCGTCGCGGGCGCCATCGCGCACGCGGTCCGCGAACTGGTCACCAACGCGCTCGGCGGCCTGTCCTACGGCCGCATGCTCGGCACGTTGGCCGCGGTGTTCGTCTGGGGTGTCGGCATCATCGCGGCGCTGAACCAGATCGGCATCGCCACCACGGTCACCACGCCCATCCTGATCGCCGTGCTCGCCACCGTCGGCGGCATCCTGGTGGTCGGCGTCGGCGGCGGTCTCGTCCGGCCGATGCAGCGGCGCTGGGACAACTGGCTGCGCAATCTCGAGCAGGAGGTGCCCGCAATGCGCGGCCATGCGGAGGCGTACCAGCGTGGCCGCGAGGACGCGTCCCGTGAGCAGCAGTGGGCGGCTCAGCCCGCGCGCACTCAGCAGCTGACGCCGGAAGAGGCCATGGCGGGCGGCCGCCAGCAGGGTGGTTACCCGCAGCAGCAGGGCGGTTACGTCGAGGGCCAGGGCGCGGGGTATGGCCAGGGGCCCGGCGGCGGCTACCCGCAGGGTGGTCAGGGTGGCACCTATCCGCAGGGTGGCCAGCGCGGCGGTTACCCGGAGGGCGGTGGCTACACCGAGGGTGGCGGCAGGCACGGCTACCCGGAGGGCGGCCAAGGTGGCGGCTATCCGCAGCAAGGCGGTCAAGGTGGCGCCTACCCGCAGCAAGGCGGCCGCGGCGCAGGTTATCCGCAGGGCGGTCAGGGTGGCACGTATCCGCAGGGTGGTCAGGGCGGTTATCCGCAGGGCGGCAGTGAGTACACCGAGTACGGCGGTGAGTCGCCCGATACGCGGTAGTGCTGGAAATCGAGACGTCCGCCCCGGGTTCGCCCGGGGCGGACGTTCGTTGTGCGGGGGCCGATTTCTTGGCCGGATCTCCCGCGCCGCGTCGAGCTCAGGGTCGGCCCTACGGCACCCGCACGCTGATCGGCAGCGCTGGCGTCGGGGTCGTGCCGGACTGTGTTGTTTCCGGTGGGCGGTGGAGTGCGCCGCAGGCCGCGGTGGTCGCACAGCAGTAAGAGGGGGCGTCGGCGTCCCGGCCGGTGATTTCGACGAATGCGCCTGGAATGGGCCGATCGCTCCGAGCCGGTCATGGGATCGAAGCCCGCCGAGCTCGCGGCGGACGTGTATCCGAGGCGAGAACGCCTATCGGGAAGGCTGGTCGCCCGCGTACAGGCAGACGCCCGCGAGTCGCATCTGCAACCAGTCGGCTTGAACCCAACCGAGGGCGTCCGCGGGCGGCTCGCTCACCATGGGCGCGGCATCCGGCTCGCCGACGTGGTCGAGCAATCCGCGGACGTATCCGGCGAGCAGCACCTCGGCGGGCACCGAGGAAGCGCCTTCGATACCGAAGTCGAGGATGTCGCGGACGGCGGCGGCGTGCTGATCGAGCGCCGCCGAGACCGCGGGAAATTCCGCGGCGGCGGTCCGCGCCGGCACCCCGTGCGTCGTGTGCAGGCGGTTCAGCATTCGGCGCGCCGACACTTCGAGCAACGCGGGACCCAGCAAAAACACCCGGCAATGCTAGCAATCGGCGGACGTATATCAAAATGTGATGTTCGACCAATTGCCGGTTTTCAGCTGAGAATTGCCACAGCAAATTACGCGCGTGTGATTCAGCGGAAGGCGTTGGCGTCGGTGAGCGCCTTGCCGAGCACGAGCTGGTGCACCTCCGCGGTCCCTTCGTAGGTGAGCACCGACTCGAGGTTGTTCGCGTGCCGCAGCACCGGGTAGTCGAGGGTGATGCCGTTGGCGCCCAGGATGGTGCGGCACTCGCGAGCGATCGCGATGGCCTCCCGGGTGCTGTTCAGCTTGCCCGCGCTGATCTGCTCGGCGCTGATCTCGCCGCGATCCTTGAGCCTGCCGAGGTGCACCGCGAGCAGCTGGCCCTTGCCGAGCTCCAGCGCCATGTCGGCGAGCTTGCCCTGGGTGAGCTGGTAGCCGGCCAGCGGCTTGTCGAAGACCTCGCGCGACCTGGCG from Nocardia bhagyanarayanae includes these protein-coding regions:
- a CDS encoding mechanosensitive ion channel family protein, producing the protein MAIDFQQGLSDAWSSIATFVPKLAGFLVILLIGWIVAKAVAKIVDKVLERVGFDRLVERGGIRRMLERSKYDASDLLAKLAYYAILLIALQLGFGVFGPNPVSDLLAGIVSWLPRAAVAIVIIVVAGAIAHAVRELVTNALGGLSYGRMLGTLAAVFVWGVGIIAALNQIGIATTVTTPILIAVLATVGGILVVGVGGGLVRPMQRRWDNWLRNLEQEVPAMRGHAEAYQRGREDASREQQWAAQPARTQQLTPEEAMAGGRQQGGYPQQQGGYVEGQGAGYGQGPGGGYPQGGQGGTYPQGGQRGGYPEGGGYTEGGGRHGYPEGGQGGGYPQQGGQGGAYPQQGGRGAGYPQGGQGGTYPQGGQGGYPQGGSEYTEYGGESPDTR
- a CDS encoding DUF6401 family natural product biosynthesis protein; the encoded protein is MFLLGPALLEVSARRMLNRLHTTHGVPARTAAAEFPAVSAALDQHAAAVRDILDFGIEGASSVPAEVLLAGYVRGLLDHVGEPDAAPMVSEPPADALGWVQADWLQMRLAGVCLYAGDQPSR
- a CDS encoding cystathionine beta-synthase, translating into MRIADHVVDLIGNTPLVRLNNVVGPTDGLVAAKIEYLNPGGSSKDRIAVKMIDAAEQAGLLKPGGTIVEPTSGNTGVGLALVAQQRGYKCVFVCPDKVSEDKRNVLRAYGAEVVVCPTAVPPDHPDSYYSVSDRLVREIDGAWKPDQYSNPGGPDSHYETTGPEIWRDTEGKITHFVAGVGTGGTITGAGRYLKEVSGGKVKVIGADPEGSVYSGGTGRPYLVEGVGEDFWPSAYDPAVPDEIIAVSDADSFDMTRRLAREEGLLVGGSCGMAVVAAIEVARRDPDAVVVVLLPDGGRGYLSKIFNDRWMSSYGFLRTSLDGSPEPLVGDVLRGKSGELPDLVHTHPSETVRDAIEILREYGVSQMPVVGAEPPVMAGEVAGSVTERDLLSAVFEGRAQLTDSVAEHMSPSFPLIGSGELISAATKALSDTDALMVVEDGKPVGVITRHDLLGFLSTGRIGH
- a CDS encoding TetR/AcrR family transcriptional regulator, translated to MLGESIRDRKAERREATRREILDAAWTLAREHGLAQLTLRAVATEVGMRAPSLYTHFPSKNAIYDAMYGQAWSECEAISQRVYDGLPASPRPLMRALARNFFDFSVADLPRYQLMNQRTLPGFEPSEQTYAVAERVLRMLLDRLADIGVTDRGDIEIWMALVAGLVDQQLANDPGGDSRRRLLDRAVDMWSDGVGLPEDNEKPRTSRRSR
- a CDS encoding maleylpyruvate isomerase family mycothiol-dependent enzyme, whose product is MTTTTFPAPAGMRRSALDRATAMRLAATEYTRVHDAAAELGAEDWSKPTDCTEWTVHQMISHVVGMAAMAASPRENLRQNRIANKRPNGEARMIDALTGLQVREFGTRSPEELVAMLAELGPRAAKTRRRTPALLRALPMPGTQVVNGYAEKWSFGYLLDVILTRDPWMHRVDLARATGREFTTTAEHDGVLVDDVVHEWAQRHGRPYRLTLTGPAGGAWTNGEAEPLELDAIEFCRTLSGRADGTGLLATEVPF